A window of the Lolium perenne isolate Kyuss_39 chromosome 7, Kyuss_2.0, whole genome shotgun sequence genome harbors these coding sequences:
- the LOC127323819 gene encoding uncharacterized protein, with protein sequence MATRPPELGRGKRSLLQEVPSPTSGGQARLDPDRSAKDIRLGAGRYSRESSRVVDSAPPRGRPGGSSPAAAPALPALDSQVLDSEQGGMWRRLRPRDMDSSASLTGEEQEVQEAAVQPERGLSGEFRRWEGH encoded by the exons ATGGCGACCCGCCCGCCCGAGCTTGGCCGCGGAAAAAGGTCGCTGCTTCAGGAGGTTCCTTCCCCGACGAGCGGCGGTCAGGCGCGGCTCGATCCGGACCGGTCCGCGAAGGATATTCGGCTCGGGGCTGGGCGCTACTCCCGTGAGTCGTCCCGCGTCGTTGACTCTGCGCCACCGCGGGGAAGGCCGGGCGGATCTTCGCCGGCTGCTGCCCCTGCCCTTCCGGCCCTCGATTCTCAG GTTTTGGACAGTGAGCAGGGAGGGATGTGGAGAAGGCTGCGCCCAAGGGACATGGATTCTTCGGCCTCTTTGACTGGGGAAGAGCAAGAAGTCCAAGAGGCGGCTGTTCAGCCGGAGCGGGGGCTATCAGG GGAGTTCCGTAGATGGGAAGGACACTGA